Part of the Pseudomonas sp. ADAK13 genome is shown below.
AGCGGCTTGGGCGTGGCGATACCGAGGAACGCCAGGCGATTGCCCTCGCGCCACGAATGCCAGGCCCGGCTCGGGCGCCAGAAGCGCTTGAGCCAATGGGCAAAACCCTTGATGTTGTAGCGTTTGATCACCAACGGCCGACCGGCCACCTCGACCTTGGCGACACTGGCCGCACCGCCGGTTTTATACAGGTGGCCCTGGTCAAGCAGCGCATCGGCCTGCTCCAGCACCGGCAGCATCGCCGCCTCTTCCTCACGCCGAATCGCGCGCAGGGCAAACGGCCCGCGCATCACGCTGAACAGCGTGCACTCACGGCCCACCTTGCCCAGGAAATCCTTCAAGCGCCAGACGCTGACCTTGCGCACCTGCTTCTGCAACGCTTCCAGCGGCAACGCGTGTTCGCCATTGCTCAGCAGGTAGTGCACCAGCAACTCTTCGGTAAACGGCTCGAGGTTTTTCGGCAATTGCGCGAAAAACACCCCGAGGTTTTCCAGCACCCGGCTGCGGGACAGCGGCTTGCCCGCCTCTTCGACGCGGATCCCGGCACCGTCGATCAAATACAGTTTGCCGTCCTGGCGCAGCAGGTTGTCCAGGTGCAGGTCTTCCTGCCACAGGCCCTTGGCGTGCATTTGTGCAATCGCGCCCAACGCCTCGGCCAGCACTGCCTGTTGCTCGTCGGCCAATGGCGGCAAACTTTCAACGGCGTGCCAGGCATCAGCCAGGCTGTCGGCGCCTTCCAGAAACTCAAACAGCAGCCAGCCGCCCTCGCCCTCTTGCAGGCCATCGGCCAACAACAGCGGCGTGGTCAGGCCTTGTTCGGCCAGCAGCCGCACACCCTTGAGTTCGCGCTGAAAATGCCGCGCCGCCTTGCTGCCCACCAGCAGCTTGGCCAGCACCGGGCGCCCACGCCACACCGCTGCGCCGACATAGCGCTGGCCCGGCAATACCCGCAACAGGCTGAGCAGTTGCAACTGGCCAGGACCGGCAGCATCAGCCAGTTCGATGCTTAGAGGCAGACTGGGCGCGCGGCCGGCACTTTTCAGTTCGGACAAACGCATCAACGGTTCTCCTTGTGACTGCGCCGGGCCGCCAGCCGTTGGTGCCACGTTGCGACCAACGCACTGTCCTCAGGCTGATCCAGATACGCCGCCAATAGCTGGCGAACCTGATCGTCGGACCACTGCGGCGCACGGCGCAACAGTGGCTCCAGGTCCTTGACCCGGTCACGCCAGCCGAACAACAACGGGCGGGTTTTCTCCAGGTCGATCAACTGCGCCGCATAACCGTCGCCGGCGGCCTGCAGGAAAATATGCTTGGGATAAAAACAGCCATGTACCTGGCCCACGCTGTGCAGCCGGCGCGCCAACTGACCGCAGGCCAACAGGATCGCGCGCTGTTGCGCGCCGCTCAATTCAGCCCATTGCTCCAGCAATGAATCCAGGTCATTCCAGCCATCCAGCGCCCGGGTCAGCAACATCGCCCGATGTTCGCCCGCCACTTTGCGCTCACCGAAAAACGCCGCCTGCAACGCCGGAATACCCAGCTTTTGATAGCGGCTGATATTACGAAACTCACGGGCAAAACTCGGCTCGCCAAACGGCCGGTGCAAGGTGCGCGTCAAGTAGTTGCTCTGGCGCTTGAGGTAATAGCCCTGGCCTTCGAGTTCGAGGCGAAACACGCTGCTCCAACCGCCACGGCTGGTATTGGGCTCGTCCACGGCATCCAGTTGCTTGGCCCACAGCGCATCAAAAGTGCCGAGGCCGTTGCGCTCAAGCAATGCTCGGTCTTCGGCCGCCAGGAAATCGCTCATTCTCGCCCCTCGAAAAACTTCACCACGTGGCGAATTCGCTGTTTATCCGACGCACTCAAGTGCTTGCGCTGACGGTACTGCATGTAGAAGCGCAGGCGTTGGGTGGCCGACAAGTGATACTTGGCGACCTTGTCCAGGCAAGCCAGGTCCTTGGTAATGCGGTATTTGAGCCAGAACCCGCGCCAGAAATCGCCGTTGGGGCAATCGATCAAGTACAGGGTTTGCTGGTCGTCGACCAACAGGTTGCGCCACTTCAAATCGTTGTGGGTAAACCGGTTGTCATGCATGGTCCGCGTGTATTCAGCGAGCTGGCGACTGATGTTATTGACCCACACCGGGTCAGACAGTCGCGGGTCTTTGCGCTCGGCCAATGCCGACAGGTCTTCGGTCTTCGGCAGTTCGCGGGTGATCATCGCGCCACGGTGATAAGCCAGGCCTTTACGCTCCAGGCCCCAGGCAATCACGTCGGCGGTAGGAATGCCCCACTTGGCGAAACGCTTGAGGTTCTGCCATTCGGACTTGACCCGTGGCTTGCCCAGGTAGCGGCGCAAACCCTTGCCCGCGCCGACGTAGCGCTTGACGTAATAGTTGACCCCGCCGCGCTCCACGCGAATCACTTCGGACAACGGATCGCGGGTCAGGCGCTCCCCTTGCAAGGCGAACACCGCCTCCAGGCTACCAAAGTCATCCGCCAGGGCGGCGTAAGCAGGTTCCAGGTTCCAACCCGCCATCAGAGCGCATCCCCGTATCGTTGCTTGCGTGCGTAAAGCTTGGCGGCCATGCGTTCCAGCGCCGCCAGCAGCGCGCTTTGCTCGCTCA
Proteins encoded:
- a CDS encoding lipopolysaccharide kinase InaA family protein, whose amino-acid sequence is MRLSELKSAGRAPSLPLSIELADAAGPGQLQLLSLLRVLPGQRYVGAAVWRGRPVLAKLLVGSKAARHFQRELKGVRLLAEQGLTTPLLLADGLQEGEGGWLLFEFLEGADSLADAWHAVESLPPLADEQQAVLAEALGAIAQMHAKGLWQEDLHLDNLLRQDGKLYLIDGAGIRVEEAGKPLSRSRVLENLGVFFAQLPKNLEPFTEELLVHYLLSNGEHALPLEALQKQVRKVSVWRLKDFLGKVGRECTLFSVMRGPFALRAIRREEEAAMLPVLEQADALLDQGHLYKTGGAASVAKVEVAGRPLVIKRYNIKGFAHWLKRFWRPSRAWHSWREGNRLAFLGIATPKPLALLEKRFLWLRSRAYLVTEYLPGPDIIERFAPYVDSGEAPEAELVALDYLFAELIRERISHGDFKGHNLFWHEDRWALIDLDSMCQHGSLSSFAPAYARDRARFMRNWPESSALYRVIDQRLPKEVG
- a CDS encoding lipopolysaccharide kinase InaA family protein; translated protein: MSDFLAAEDRALLERNGLGTFDALWAKQLDAVDEPNTSRGGWSSVFRLELEGQGYYLKRQSNYLTRTLHRPFGEPSFAREFRNISRYQKLGIPALQAAFFGERKVAGEHRAMLLTRALDGWNDLDSLLEQWAELSGAQQRAILLACGQLARRLHSVGQVHGCFYPKHIFLQAAGDGYAAQLIDLEKTRPLLFGWRDRVKDLEPLLRRAPQWSDDQVRQLLAAYLDQPEDSALVATWHQRLAARRSHKENR
- a CDS encoding lipopolysaccharide kinase InaA family protein, with product MAGWNLEPAYAALADDFGSLEAVFALQGERLTRDPLSEVIRVERGGVNYYVKRYVGAGKGLRRYLGKPRVKSEWQNLKRFAKWGIPTADVIAWGLERKGLAYHRGAMITRELPKTEDLSALAERKDPRLSDPVWVNNISRQLAEYTRTMHDNRFTHNDLKWRNLLVDDQQTLYLIDCPNGDFWRGFWLKYRITKDLACLDKVAKYHLSATQRLRFYMQYRQRKHLSASDKQRIRHVVKFFEGRE